The proteins below come from a single Drosophila teissieri strain GT53w chromosome 3L, Prin_Dtei_1.1, whole genome shotgun sequence genomic window:
- the LOC122617282 gene encoding protein sneaky isoform X2 translates to MFFFLTQPCHPIYCYLYGPQSEESGRIKCLRRFLTFLLGLVLGFLLWKLVTLNFSMGPLLVYGSTELYVFVVFVLVTGTIFMLSRPARTVILLLFVAVVGKSGRTYLRAVAFAFIISGPIGNLVENAGEVARVFVCTTVLTYNLSKTRFDLMAKPFTNTLKHMRGDVEEIRHTFYELQEVLGDLKYAVENSDIEDEKYGDKNTKPIYERWARESRRMNTSEIGNGGKELPNSAEVQERFQRNMRNRCKHQLRSGHRVCLEVFRKGYRKCATNFPSMIAKAICWPYRVDIICELDLFGNPDKICDPSAVVPNNFGETYVELLRAEQELFDNSSQIEVNYEIKDEQFAKSQMKSAERTGEAFKEDFERRRRIFNKVMGILQKILCLFMLRMVVVSINYYVKYLNDVEFDNFYITDYFKHVDQRRKDQRNDGILPLRTYEKCKYIDLDRIFSRTYEESTTVCFCLLQFLLEVVTAGLFILIDHLVVDLLQIVRKRSKIVYQQEDQWCGSNGATAAHHHA, encoded by the exons atgtttttcttcttgACGCAGCCATGTCATCCCATCTACTGCTACTTGTATGGGCCACAGAGTGAGGAAAGTGGCCGAATCAAGTGTCTTCGGCGCTTTCTTACCTTTCTGCTGGGACTCGTGCTGGGCTTTCTCCTCTGGAAGCTGGTGACCCTGAACTTCAGCATGGGTCCCTTGCTCGTGTACGGATCCACCGAACTCTACGTCTTCGTGGTCTTTGTCCTGGTGACCGGAACGATCTTCATGCTGAGTCGGCCAGCTCGCACCGTAATCCTGCTGCTGTTCGTGGCCGTGGTGGGTAAGTCTGGAAGGACATATCTACGGGCAGTGGCCTTTGCCTTTATAATATCGGGACCCATTGGCAACCTGGTGGAAAATGCGGGCGAGGTTGCCCGTGTGTTCGTCTGCACTACAGTGCTGACCTACAATCTATCCAAAACCCGGTTTGATTTGATGGCCAAGCCGTTTACAAACACTCTGAAGCATATGCGAGGCGATGTGGAGGAGATACGGCATACCTTTTACGAACTACAAGAGGTCCTTGGCGATCTTAAGTACGCCGTGGAAAATTCGGACATAGAAGACGAGAAATACGGCGACAAGAACACCAAACCCATCTATGAAAGATGGGCCAGAGAATCGCGCAGGATGAACACAAGTGAAATTGGAAATGGAGGTAAGGAGCTGCCAAATTCAGCCGAGGTTCAGGAGCGATTTCAGCGCAACATGAGAAACCGGTGCAAGCATCAGCTCAGAAGTGGCCATCGGGTGTGTCTGGAGGTCTTTCGAAAGGGTTACCGAAAATGTGCCACCAATTTTCCCTCAATGATAGCCAAGGCCATCTGCTGGCCATACAGAGTGGATATTATCTGCGAGCTAGACCTCTTTGGCAATCCGGATAAGATATGCGATCCATCGGCGGTGGTGCCAAACAACTTCGGAGAGACCTACGTGGAGTTACTGAGGGCCGAACAGGAACTCTTCGACAACAGCTCGCAGATCGAGGTCAACTATGAGATAAAGGACGAGCAGTTCGCCAAGAGTCAAATGAAGTCCGCCGAAAGGACGGGAGAGGCTTTTAAAGAGGACTTTGAACGCCGAAGGAGGATCTTCAATAAGGTAATGGGCATACTGCAGAAGATCCTGTGTCTGTTCATGCTGCGCATGGTCGTCGTATCCATCAACTACTATGTGAAGTATCTCAACGACGTGGAGTTCGACAACTTCTATATCACCGACTACTTCAAGCACGTGGATCAGCGGCGCAAGGACCAGCGTAATGATGGCATCCTGCCACTGCGCACCTACGAGAAGTGCAAGTACATAGACTTGGATCGCATATTTAGTCGAACCTACGAAGAGTCCACCACGGTGTGCTTTTGCTTGTTACAGTTCCTACTCGAAGTAGTCACAGCGGGACTGTTTATACTAATAGACCACTTGGTCGTAGACCTACTTCAGATTGTTAGAAAGCGATCGAAGATCGTTTACCAGCAGGAAG ATCAGTGGTGTGGGTCAAATGGCGCGACTGCTGCGCACCACCATGCATAA